A region from the Lytechinus variegatus isolate NC3 chromosome 6, Lvar_3.0, whole genome shotgun sequence genome encodes:
- the LOC121417356 gene encoding uncharacterized protein LOC121417356 isoform X1, with amino-acid sequence MYSYRPSSTAMGATEVIRPSSGTQPQGHRARVSGSSPLSSAGSTGSHRNKKLLKSYHDFTMQIFSSGQGAGENDNLFVAAVRSGDYERVENILQRRSHEVVNVDARDRETGNTALMWAVIKGHIKLIRLLLKYGADVTLRNAATECVLDLTEDRQIRKLLLESVLRKGVSPRHLLQAAWQGNAQVVRQLLNESKILDINCRNSDGFTPLLLVTRDVDLFESIGSALESYDPLAVIEELLRHRADPIATDRESHTALHYVSSGSSQLTDELAIRLMAIPSLANSCDGRSVAPIHVASKSGSVDVVVALLDHGVDVNTRGYAGSTPLHLSAQAGQTQVANTLLNHGADITIVDDSGNTAVDVAKTKRMKSVLRDAWMEVTDNKQAEVLSPVKPPSRLEDRSPRQTRVHSLTSTSPPSEGHGNRMMQKFSEAHRALQEEEQLLKDVEAGRYTPGLHTKTLNLLRTPSRNSPLLTTTNRAPAPPKTPRVLDPLASPASKTKSSEGQGSKKPRRSLTFSGRVNSGSKEQRSRGHSKLSKTRYFYISADPTNLQASGDGPQVPVTVVGLDLDDNLRDVRFQRIVPHGAKQLDRHASTQSDTSLHKHRGGSTHHRLSDPSLADVAKAYHTFCNKDISTSPALAHVPPIRTSQLLNLEQMHLRLTSPSPNPEASGLYPTSRSVLPHSPGNFGDNRHLQETIFEFEDEEGGDGDKNEMPTMRLNLEEVVEDEESRGHQGSLQNRTVMFNIEASRVNPLKDSSDSGQGSSRSTVSHTSSAASLVMSSPSPQLEVDRKEAAKNRLGIKMTPSATKVPDERIALFQRAQMKLPSLGRASPAIKQSQGQKTKRQTSEECLSVLSMSSINAVMSPDVGNAKDMTKEDNQTKSSAIGNDLDRQLQGQQNSLNRQGGKRKISLEDNALLLETRKRSLSSTSESKTLTPGASSQSSHPLPLSGGSGTALVKKADERLSIDSMAENTSKKNTALVTPLCATKGTATPACPSTKSSPHQKTAQIFSCKNAQPSANTARKMADKNPKAQSSVPGTQNGTKGEKKSTLVSASKPVVRTLEVLPVAKVDSKTSGKQSEKDTNKSDDQESSKVDKSVVKTEVKMPKEKPITSRDAVKPDKTRKSESKTVINSKGKTGHVSSSMKSSVKQEDHGSGLVKPASDLHNKNACNKTDKKTVTSKSQREPGGGPEGNSAISVKKGAAAPTNKATSKTKNDQGKVKTGRKEEAEKKVITWRISCDDDDDSSESDFDNEQQRFVEEDIPVLGRDRKEQKVLRKGSTVPPCTKTDDFQDLAESSDAEDVFEEVIFSDEEDTPTDISKAKTKLIKDPSKISSKHQKPLTSQGSKAVQKSTVKPPAATKKPTPGAQQQKSVVKESAKAKGTLVKKPLKRETPNEMVKGKVAVKGMSVTKTLSKEPSPTDNTNTHKAAEKSILTISRQKPLNTLTSSKVEKEINKAKQPPEKNSSNALKQKPSEVMKDGRSDVKAMDIKEKTVLKTVQKNANVKNAASPAKVQNSSVSSKVDNKQDAPEVRSSVAIESRKEDPIKVSERPEVVANESKGVSSTELGESSDVIPAGQDYIDPAVKVVTSEQGDDVHLNPISPKEPKPGNNSFRKGKYKSPNNSPRDFAVSEVAVPEKKPVRDPMAAKQSPVIMDIVEMFKSASSGTSPDVKLEVLGKIKDRVASVKGPVKKLVKNVPKKVSGTVQAKGNKGKSKDRVGSGGKSKGRIGSGGSRSGDGSKVMKKTKKSSGRTKSKKKMKEVNYSLLPDSEQNTTAFITGQGWSIKTSRNENDDVILQENNQDDSSDDDMGNLELPNLGESQLSPHNSLKLDELVVMRSISLEEKKNLVNILSPLEMNAPYFIPDTMGTIKEFADSLKSDSSEMSAVKAAVRDNHSDSQTQGNVTESVDPREERSVAHAETDSSNLDHKRNTDTKKSPPVPDVRVRKSSTHSQMDNDIHDPEHDSRHLGLTGELSNYDTNPELLKVFRIKDHYETVSSQGSRRTSIASDEEAVREHLSLILNKPDSGSDANEDQGGSNMRGQSGEDSPGQRREPKGNVLKKKPPLPKLLQQHQIQSSIRPSPRRASEPNLPPPDADSTSFSVTPIKKLEQKREENKSQVSTIKNSLPDKKFSPPSSSTKKQRGKSVGDVPSDASGKDRGQSSSTTSLPIKSSIIEEDGHQDSADEDWVEEEEPLARHVQTLTEKTLQEFEIIAQSVDTATTSVIHTRPPSSAGGQSIHTARSSIRSVSPSPRVRDVINVQGGDQEEREFLNQSIALSETSSEVFRDFNDTGESVVNSHDTSVSSSMISSTDRSLSANTTVSESEGTELLHWKKGNLLGKGAFGTVYCGLTNTGQLLAVKQVELSERDKEKAKQQYQKLQEEVQLLKTLCHKNIVGFLGVSLEENMVNIFMQFIPGGSIASLLARFGSLDETVFCRYTKQILEGTQYLHENDVIHRDIKGANIMLMSTGVIKLIDFGCAKRLCIQISRSQNVLKSMRGTPYWMAPEVIMETGHGKKSDIWSIGCTVFEMATRKPPWSDMPPMAAIFAIGSGGPVPQMPDKFSEDAKTFVNACLTRNQDERATASELLKHPFIKRRKERGREHYQSRISSTSLEDGPIVFREQPISRDSAESKGRRNYALQDFR; translated from the exons GTCGTCAACGTCGATGCCCGAGACCGGGAAACGGGGAACACCGCCCTGATGTGGGCAGTAATCAAAGGTCACATCAAGCTGATCCGGCTCCTCCTCAAGTACGGAGCGGACGTGACGCTGCGCAACGCTGCCACGGAGTGCGTCCTGGACCTGACAGAGGACCGTCAGATCCGGAAGCTACTCCTGGAGTCTGTCCTGAGGAAGGGGGTGTCTCCCAGGCATCTCCTGCAAGCGGCCTGGCAAGGGAACGCACAGGTTGTCAGGCAACTCTTG aatgaaagtaaaattttgGACATCAATTGCAGGAATTCTGATGGATTCACACCGCTATTACTGGTTACTAGAGACGTAGATTTATTTGAATCAA TTGGATCAGCCCTAGAGTCCTACGACCCTCTCGCCGTCATCGAAGAACTCCTTCGCCACCGAGCAGACCCCATCGCCACCGACCGTGAGAGCCACACCGCCTTGCATTATGTCTCCTCTGGCAGCTCCCAACTCACCGACGAACTAGCCATCAGGCTCATGGCCATTCCTTCCTTGGCCAATTCCTGCGACGGACGATCCGTTGCGCCTATCCACGTTGCCTCGAAGAGCGGGAGTGTTGATGTCGTGGTAGCGCTTCTAGATCACGGGGTTGATGTCAATACAAGAGGTTATGCTGGGTCAACGCCGCTCCATTTATCG gCTCAAGCTGGTCAAACTCAGGTCGCCAACACCTTGCTAAACCATGGTGCTGATATCACCATAGTGGATGACAGCGGTAACACTGCTGTCGATGTAGCTAAGACGAAGAGGATGAAATCTGTGTTAAGAG ATGCATGGATGGAGGTAACGGACAACAAACAAGCAGAGGTGCTGAGTCCCGTCAAGCCACCGTCTCGTCTGGAAGATCGTAGTCCTAGGCAGACTAGAGTACATAGTCTTACATCCACATCACCACCCTCCGAGGGGCATGGAA ATCGAATGATGCAGAAGTTTTCCGAGGCTCATAGAGCACTACAGGAAGAGGAACAACTTCTGAAGGACGTAGAAGCCGGTCGTTATACTCCTGG ACTTCACACAAAAACGCTGAATCTCCTGAGGACCCCTTCCCGCAACTCACCCCTCCTAACCACCACCAACCGAGCCCCTGCCCCTCCCAAGACACCCCGGGTCCTGGACCCTCTCGCAAGCCCCGCCTCCAAGACCAAATCCTCTGAAGGTCAAGGGTCAAAGAAGCCACGAAGGTCACTGACCTTCTCTGGTCGGGTGAACAGTGGATCCAAGGAACAGAGGTCAAGAGGTCACAGCAAGCTCAGCAAGACGAGAT ATTTTTATATTTCAGCGGACCCGACAAATCTTCAGGCCAGTGGAGACGGACCTCAAGTACCTGTTACTGTAGTAGGCCTGGACCTAGATGATAATCTGAGGGATGTCAG GTTTCAGCGCATAGTGCCCCATGGTGCCAAACAACTCGATCGACACGCCTCAACCCAGAGCGACACATCCCTCCACAAACATAGGGGGGGATCTACCCACCATCGCTTATCAGACCCAAGCCTAGCTGATGTAGCCAAGGCCTACCATACATTCTGCAATAAGGATATATCAACCAGCCCGGCGTTGGCTCATGTTCCGCCGATACGCACGTCGCAGCTCTTGAATCTTG AACAAATGCATTTGCGGCTGACATCGCCGAGCCCCAACCCTGAGGCATCAGGTCTGTACCCAACCTCTCGCAGTGTTCTTCCACACTCGCCAGGGAACTTTGGTGACAATCGCCACCTACAGGAAACCATCTTTGAGTTTGAGGATGAGgaaggtggtgatggtgataagaATGAGATGCCAACAATGAGGCTGAACTTGGAAGAAGTTGTCGAGGACGAGGAGAGCAGAGGTCATCAAGGTTCGCTCCAGAATCGCACTGTCATGTTCAACATTGAAGCTAGTCGTGTCAACCCCCTCAAAGATAGTTCTGATTCGGGTCAGGGATCATCCAGGTCAACGGTTAGCCACACCTCCTCTGCTGCGAGCCTTGTCATGTCCAGCCCAAGTCCGCAGCTTGAAGTAGACCGCAAGGAAGCTGCAAAGAATCGCTTGGGGATCAAGATGACACCATCTGCCACCAAGGTTCCAGATGAGAGAATTGCACTTTTTCAAAGGGCGCAGATGAAACTTCCAAGCCTTGGTCGGGCCTCGCCTGCCATCAAACAGTCTCAAGGACAAAAGACAAAACGACAGACAAGTGAAGAGTGCCTTTCCGTGCTGTCCATGTCCTCTATAAATGCTGTCATGTCTCCAGATGTAGGAAATGCCAAAGATATGACGAAGGAAGACAACCAGACCAAGTCCTCAGCAATTGGCAATGATCTCGATCGGCAGTTGCAGGGTCAACAGAATAGTTTAAATCGGCAGGGTGGCAAACGGAAGATATCTCTTGAGGACAATGCCTTGTTACTTGAAACAAGGAAACGATCTCTATCTTCCACCAGTGAATCAAAGACACTTACTCCAGGTGCATCTAGTCAGTCCAGCCATCCCTTGCCTCTGTCAGGAGGCAGTGGGACAGCATTGGTAAAAAAGGCTGACGAGCGATTATCTATAGACAGTATGGCTGAGAACACGTCGAAGAAAAACACTGCCCTTGTGACTCCGTTATGTGCCACCAAAGGTACAGCGACCCCAGCTTGCCCTTCCACCAAATCTTCGCCCCATCAGAAAACGGCACAAATCTTTTCTTGTAAGAATGCACAACCTTCAGCGAATACCGCTAGGAAAATGGCTGATAAGAACCCAAAGGCTCAATCTTCCGTACCTGGGACACAAAATGGTACCAAGGGAGAGAAGAAATCAACGCTTGTCAGTGCCTCCAAACCGGTTGTTCGAACATTAGAAGTCTTGCCCGTTGCCAAAGTAGACAGCAAAACATCTGGAAAGCAATCTGAAAAGGACACCAACAAAAGTGATGATCAGGAAAGCTCAAAGGTCGATAAATCTGTTGtgaaaacagaagtgaaaatgcCGAAGGAAAAACCAATTACAAGCCGTGATGCTGTTAAGCCAGACAAAACAAGGAAGTCAGAAAGTAAAACAGTAATCAACAGCAAGGGAAAGACTGGACATGTTTCAAGTAGTATGAAAAGTAGTGTGAAACAGGAGGACCATGGATCTGGTCTTGTTAAGCCTGCCTCAGATCTTCATAacaaaaatgcatgtaataagaCAGATAAAAAGACTGTTACTTCAAAATCACAGAGAGAACCTGGTGGAGGGCCTGAAGGGAATAGTGCAATAAGTGTAAAGAAGGGTGCTGCAGCTCCAACTAACAAAGCCActagtaaaacaaaaaatgaccaGGGTAAAGTGAAAAcagggagaaaagaagaagcTGAAAAGAAGGTGATCACTTGGAGAATatcatgtgatgatgatgatgattcatCAGAATCAGACTTTGATAATGAGCAACAGAGATTTGTTGAAGAAGACATTCCTGTTCTAGGGAGAGATCGGAAAGAGCAGAAGGTCTTACGGAAAGGAAGTACAGTTCCTCCATGCACAAAGACAGACGACTTTCAGGACCTTGCAGAAAGTAGTGATGCTGAGGATGTTTTTGAGGAAGTGATCTTCAGTGATGAAGAGGACACACCTACAGACATCAGTAAGGCTAAGACAAAGCTTATCAAGGATCCATCTAAGATATCCTCAAAGCACCAAAAGCCACTGACATCACAGGGATCCAAGGCAGTTCAAAAGTCCACAGTTAAACCCCCAGCAGCAACAAAGAAACCAACACCTGGTGCCCAACAGCAGAAGAGTGTTGTTAAGGAATCGGCTAAGGCAAAAGGAACCTTAGTTAAGAAGCCTCTTAAAAGAGAAACACCGAATGAGATGGTCAAAGGCAAGGTTGCCGTGAAAGGTATGTCAGTGACGAAGACACTGTCAAAGGAACCTAGTCCAACTGATAATACAAATACCCACAAGGCTGCAGAGAAAAGCATCTTGACTATTTCACGTCAGAAGCCTTTGAACACTTTAACCAGCAGCAAAGTCGAGAAAGAGATTAACAAGGCAAAGCAGCCGCCAGAGAAAAACAGCTCAAATGCTTTGAAGCAAAAGCCTTCTGAGGTTATGAAAGATGGTAGAAGTGATGTTAAAGCAATGGACATCAAAGAAAAGACAGTACTTAAAACCGTACAGAAAAATGCAAATGTGAAGAATGCTGCGTCACCGGCGAAAGTTCAGAACAGTTCTGTAAGTTCAAAAGTAGATAACAAGCAAGATGCTCCAGAGGTAAGGTCTAGTGTTGCAATAGAAAGCAGGAAGGAAGACCCTATTAAGGTCTCTGAGAGACCTGAAGTTGTAGCAAATGAATCTAAAGGTGTTTCTTCAACAGAACTAGGTGAAAGTTCAGATGTCATTCCTGCTGGTCAGGATTACATTGACCCTGCTGTAAAGGTTGTAACGTCAGAACAAGGTGATGACGTTCATCTGAACCCAATCAGTCCAAAAGAACCGAAACCTGGGAATAATTCCTTCAGGAAAGGGAAGTACAAGTCCCCAAACAACTCACCTCGTGATTTTGCTGTCTCAGAGGTGGCAGTGCCAGAAAAGAAGCCTGTCCGTGACCCAATGGCTGCCAAGCAGTCCCCAGTGATAATGGATATTGTTGAAATGTTTAAGTCTGCAAGTTCTGGAACATCCCCTGATGTCAAACTTGAGGTCTTAGGAAAGATCAAGGATCGTGTTGCTAGTGTAAAGGGTCCTGTCAAGAAGCTGGTGAAGAATGTTCCAAAGAAGGTCTCGGGTACTGTgcaagcaaaaggaaacaaggGAAAGAGCAAGGACAGAGTTGGCAGTGGTGGGAAGAGTAAAGGGAGAATTGGAAGTGGAGGAAGTCGGAGTGGTGATGGGTCAAAGGTTATGAAAAAGACCAAGAAATCGAGTGGAAGGACAAAgtcaaagaagaagatgaaggaaGTGAATTACAGCCTTTTGCCAGATTCAGAGCAAAACACCACTGCCTTCATCACAGGTCAGGGCTGGAGCATCAAGACCTCAAGGAATGAGAACGATGATGTTATCCTCCAGGAAAATAATCAGGATGATTCCTCGGACGATGATATGGGAAATCTCGAGCTTCCTAACCTTGGTGAATCGCAGCTCAGTCCGCACAACTCCCTGAAATTGGATGAGTTGGTCGTGATGAGGTCAATATCTctggaagaaaagaagaacTTGGTGAACATCTTGAGCCCGCTTGAGATGAATGCTCCTTACTTTATTCCAGACACCATGGGAACAATCAAAGAGTTTGCTGACTCTCTCAAAAGTGACTCTTCAGAGATGAGTGCTGTGAAAGCTGCGGTGAGGGACAATCATTCCGATTCTCAAACTCAAGGCAATGTGACTGAAAGTGTAGATCCAAGAGAGGAAAGGTCTGTGGCTCATGCGGAGACAGATTCGTCTAATCTTGATCACAAAAGGAATACTGATACTAAGAAGAGCCCTCCAGTTCCAGATGTAAGGGTTAGGAAAAGCAGCACCCATTCCCAGATGGATAATGACATACATGATCCTGAACATGACAGTAGACACCTTGGACTTACTGGAGAGCTGTCAAATTATGATACCAACCCTGAACTCCTCAAGGTTTTCCGCATCAAGGATCACTATGAGACGGTGTCTTCTCAAGGGTCACGTCGGACTTCCATCGCTTCAGACGAGGAAGCAGTGCGGGAACATCTAAGTTTGATTCTGAACAAACCGGACAGCGGGAGTGATGCGAATGAAGACCAAGGTGGAAGCAATATGAGAGGACAATCTGGTGAAGATTCACCAGGACAAAGAAGAGAGCCAAAGGGTAATGTCCTCAAGAAGAAGCCACCCTTACCAAAACTACTGCAGCAGCATCAGATCCAGTCTTCCATACGGCCCAGCCCAAGGCGAGCCAGTGAACCAAACTTACCACCTCCTGATGCTGACAGTACCTCCTTTTCTGTAACTCCCATCAAGAAACTTGAACAGAAGAGGGAAGAGAACAAGTCTCAAGTTTCAACAATAAAGAACAGTCTTCCAGATAAGAAGTTCAGCCCTCCGTCTTCTTCCACGAAGAAACAGCGTGGCAAATCCGTCGGAGATGTGCCTTCAGATGCCTCGGGCAAAGATCGTGGTCAGAGTTCAAGTACAACCAGCCTTCCCATCAAGTCCTCGATCATTGAGGAAGATGGTCACCAAGATTCTGCGGATGAAGATTGGGTCGAGGAGGAAGAGCCTCTTGCCAGACACGTCCAGACGCTGACGGAGAAGACACTCCAGGAATTCGAAATCATTGCTCAATCTGTTGATACCGCCACAACCTCTGTTATCCATACCCGACCTCCATCTTCAGCTGGTGGGCAGTCCATCCATACCGCCAGGAGCTCTATCAGGAGTGTCTCTCCTAGTCCTAGGGTGAGGGATGTCATCAATGTCCAAGGAGGTGACCAGGAAGAAAGAGAGTTTTTGAATCAGAGCATCGCGCTCTCGGAAACAAGCAGTGAGGTCTTTAGGGATTTCAACGATACTGGAGAG AGTGTTGTAAACAGTCACGATACATCAGTGTCATCCAGCATGATAAGTAGCACCGATCGTAGTCTTAGCGCTAACACCACGGTCTCGGAGTCTGAGGGGACTGAACTCCTCCATTGGAAGAAAGGCAACCTGCTTGGGAAAGGAGCATTTGGGACG GTGTACTGTGGGCTAACAAACACCGGTCAGCTGTTAGCCGTGAAGCAGGTCGAACTCAGCGAGAGAGACAAGGAGAAAGCCAAACAACAGTATCAGAAACTACAAGAAGAAGTACAACTTCTAAAGACACTTTGTCACAAGAACATTGTTGG CTTCCTTGGAGTGTCTTTAGAAGAGAACATGGTCAATATCTTCATGCAGTTCATCCCTGGTGGATCTATCGCATCACTTCTGGCTAGGTTTGGATCCCTTGATGAAACCGTCTTCTGTCGTTACACCAAACAGATCCTAGAAGGCACTCAGTACTTACATGAGAATGATGTCATACATAG GGACATCAAAGGAGCCAACATCATGTTGATGTCGACCGGGGTGATCAAGCTCATAGACTTTGGTTGTGCTAAGCGTCTATGTATCCAGATCAGTCGCAGTCAGAATGTACTCAAGTCAATGCGAGGGACACCGTACTGGATGGCGCCAGAGGTCATCATGGAGACGGGACATGGGAAGAAATCAGATATATG GTCCATTGGTTGTACAGTGTTTGAGATGGCGACACGTAAACCTCCTTGGTCTGACATGCCTCCCATGGCGGCTATCTTTGCCATCGGTTCCGGTGGCCCCGTTCCTCAGATGCCGGACAAGTTCTCTGAAGATGCGAAGACCTTTGTCAATGCTTGCCTAACAAG GAATCAAGATGAAAGAGCAACAGCCTCGGAACTCCTCAAGCACCCCTTTAtcaagaggagaaaagaaagagggagggaaCACTATCAGAGCAGGATATCCTCAACATCTCTGGAAGATGGCCCAATCGTCTTCAGGGAACAACCTATCTCAAGGGACTCGGCAGAGAGCAAAGGAAGAAGGAACTATGCCTTGCAGGATTTCCGCTGA